One part of the Bacillus sp. FJAT-27916 genome encodes these proteins:
- the mecA gene encoding adaptor protein MecA has protein sequence MEIERINENTVKFYISYGDIEKRGFDREEIWYNRDRSEELFWEMMDEVHEEEDFTVEGPLWIQIQALEKGLEVLVTRAQLSKDGQKFDLPIDDPANAVDLKIESMLNEHFHPEQSMDEQAVEEGPLQFVLTFQDFEDVVALSKTNGVHGVLTKLYSFENKYYLYVEFPEGEFEEDEIDNILSILLEYSDESRVTIHRIEEYGSVIIQEDVFKTVNQYFA, from the coding sequence ATGGAAATCGAGCGTATTAATGAAAACACTGTGAAATTCTATATTTCATACGGAGACATAGAGAAGCGCGGCTTCGATCGTGAAGAGATCTGGTATAACCGGGACCGCAGCGAAGAACTATTCTGGGAAATGATGGATGAAGTGCACGAAGAAGAGGATTTTACAGTAGAAGGTCCACTTTGGATTCAAATCCAAGCACTTGAAAAAGGATTAGAAGTGTTAGTTACGCGTGCTCAACTCTCCAAGGACGGCCAAAAGTTCGACTTGCCGATTGACGACCCAGCCAATGCGGTTGATCTGAAGATTGAATCAATGCTGAATGAACATTTTCATCCGGAGCAATCAATGGATGAACAAGCTGTAGAAGAAGGACCGCTTCAGTTTGTCCTTACTTTCCAAGATTTTGAGGATGTTGTGGCACTCAGCAAAACAAATGGAGTCCATGGAGTACTCACGAAACTATACTCCTTTGAGAATAAATACTATCTTTATGTTGAATTCCCTGAAGGGGAATTTGAAGAAGATGAAATAGACAATATTTTATCCATCCTTCTAGAGTATTCGGATGAATCAAGGGTAACCATTCATCGAATTGAGGAATATGGTTCTGTCATTATACAGGAAGATGTATTTAAGACAGTTAATCAATATTTTGCATGA
- the cls gene encoding cardiolipin synthase codes for MKTTVKIILFLLTIFIVTYLYRENIQSDLVQYISIGGTLSVIFIGFIIFMENRHPTQTLAWLVVLGAFPLLGFIFYLLFGRNYRKERMFKKKYFLDKKVYLGSKAPKEGYTHPAIGDDDYDKLLGLAEKLGNTNISISTETEVLTNGQETFEAIKEALRSAENHIHMEYYIVRNDELGSEIKDILIEKAKQGVKVRFLYDDVGSWRLPAKFIREMRAWGIEVVAFGPVKIPFLNNKFNFRNHRKIIVVDGYIGFVGGLNIGDEYLGKDESIGFWRDTHLRLKGEGVRALQLIFIQDWYYMTDHSFLTEDYLMPKETPNEIHGGVQVLAGGPDNEWSVIKNIYFSMITSAKESVWIASPYFIPDEDIFSALKVAALSGIDVRLLAPSNPDSRIVFHASRSYYPELLEAGVKIYEYREGFMHSKIMIVDGQLASIGTSNMDMRSFHLNFEVNAFLYRTNSVKKLVHDYLHDLLVSNELHSETFQNRNFFVRFFESLSRLLSPFL; via the coding sequence ATGAAGACCACGGTTAAAATCATTTTATTCTTATTAACCATTTTTATTGTTACTTATTTATACCGCGAGAATATTCAGAGTGATCTTGTCCAGTACATCAGTATTGGAGGGACATTATCAGTTATCTTTATCGGTTTTATTATTTTTATGGAAAATCGGCATCCGACGCAGACGCTGGCCTGGCTTGTAGTGTTAGGCGCTTTTCCATTGTTAGGATTTATCTTTTATTTATTATTTGGTCGCAATTATCGAAAGGAGAGAATGTTCAAGAAGAAATACTTCCTTGATAAAAAGGTTTATTTAGGGAGTAAAGCTCCGAAAGAAGGCTATACACATCCAGCGATTGGGGATGATGACTACGATAAACTTCTAGGACTCGCTGAAAAACTCGGCAATACGAATATTTCTATCTCCACTGAAACAGAAGTTCTGACAAATGGCCAGGAAACATTCGAGGCAATTAAAGAAGCCTTACGTTCAGCAGAGAATCATATACATATGGAATATTATATTGTACGAAATGATGAATTGGGGTCAGAGATAAAAGATATTCTAATTGAGAAAGCGAAGCAAGGGGTGAAAGTCAGGTTCTTGTATGATGATGTCGGTTCCTGGAGGCTTCCGGCTAAATTCATCCGTGAAATGAGAGCCTGGGGGATAGAAGTGGTTGCATTTGGACCCGTGAAGATTCCCTTCTTAAATAATAAATTTAATTTCCGTAACCATCGTAAAATTATCGTCGTGGATGGCTATATTGGCTTTGTCGGCGGATTGAACATTGGGGATGAGTATTTAGGAAAGGATGAATCAATTGGGTTCTGGCGGGACACTCATTTACGATTGAAGGGTGAGGGTGTCAGAGCCTTGCAGTTAATATTTATTCAAGATTGGTATTATATGACCGACCATAGCTTCTTGACGGAAGATTATTTAATGCCGAAGGAAACGCCGAATGAAATTCATGGCGGAGTTCAGGTTCTTGCAGGCGGGCCTGATAATGAATGGAGTGTAATCAAAAATATATACTTCTCTATGATCACGTCAGCGAAAGAATCAGTATGGATTGCCTCCCCTTATTTCATACCGGATGAGGATATATTCTCCGCCTTAAAGGTTGCGGCTCTGAGCGGAATTGATGTAAGGCTGCTGGCGCCTAGCAACCCTGACAGCCGTATTGTCTTCCATGCCTCCAGGTCGTATTACCCTGAATTACTTGAAGCTGGGGTGAAAATCTATGAATACAGGGAAGGCTTCATGCATTCTAAGATTATGATTGTAGACGGGCAGCTCGCTTCAATTGGTACATCCAATATGGATATGCGGAGCTTCCATTTAAACTTTGAGGTGAATGCGTTCTTGTATCGCACCAACAGTGTCAAAAAGCTTGTTCACGATTACTTGCATGACTTGCTTGTCTCTAATGAACTTCACAGTGAAACCTTTCAGAACCGCAACTTCTTCGTACGTTTCTTTGAGTCCTTATCAAGATTGCTATCTCCCTTCTTATAA
- the pepF gene encoding oligoendopeptidase F, protein MAADVNQLPERNDIPVEDTWRLEDIYETDQAWENEFKEIQESLPKGKQYQGKLSESADVLWDALQFQDEMTERLGRLYTYSHMRYDQDTGNTFYQGMDDRAKNLYSQASSIFSYIVPEILSINEETINRFMEEKEELKLYAQVLKEINLQRPHVLSADQEAILAQASEALSASSNTFGMLNNADLRFPSIKDENGQEVELTHGRYTRFLESADRRVRKDAFEAMYKTYGQYKNTFASTLAGTVKKDNFYAKVRNYSSAREAALSANNIPESVYENLVGAIHDNLHLLHRYVSLRKKILGVDELHMYDLYTPLVKDVKMEIPYEEAKDYVLKGLAPLGEDYVSVLKEGFDNRWVDVHENRGKRSGAYSSGAYGTNPYILMNWQDNVNNLFTLAHEFGHSVHSYYTRKNQPYQYGDYSIFVAEVASTTNEALLNDYLLKEIDDEQKKIYLLNHYLEGFRGTVFRQTMFAEFEHLIHKMAQDGIALTAESFTKTYYDLNKKYFGEDIVIDEEIGLEWSRIPHFYYNYYVYQYATGFSAAAALSSQILEEGQPAVERYLGFLEAGSSDFPIEVLKKAGVDMTSPEPIEAACKVFEEKLTELEQLLNK, encoded by the coding sequence ATGGCAGCAGATGTAAACCAATTGCCAGAACGTAATGATATCCCGGTGGAGGACACATGGAGGCTTGAGGATATTTATGAAACAGATCAAGCTTGGGAGAATGAATTCAAGGAAATTCAGGAATCTCTTCCAAAGGGTAAACAATATCAAGGTAAATTAAGCGAAAGTGCAGATGTATTATGGGATGCCTTGCAATTTCAGGATGAGATGACAGAACGTCTTGGCCGCTTATATACATATTCTCACATGAGGTATGACCAAGATACGGGTAACACCTTCTATCAAGGTATGGATGACAGGGCCAAGAATCTGTATTCACAGGCTTCCAGCATTTTCTCTTATATCGTACCGGAGATTCTTTCAATCAATGAAGAAACAATCAATCGCTTCATGGAAGAGAAGGAAGAGTTAAAGCTTTATGCACAAGTACTGAAAGAAATTAATTTGCAAAGACCGCATGTGCTGTCTGCTGATCAGGAGGCAATATTAGCGCAGGCATCAGAAGCGTTAAGTGCCTCATCCAATACATTCGGCATGCTGAATAATGCCGATCTTCGCTTCCCGTCTATTAAGGATGAAAATGGTCAGGAGGTTGAACTCACTCACGGAAGGTATACAAGATTCCTTGAGAGCGCTGACCGCCGTGTGCGTAAAGATGCGTTTGAAGCGATGTACAAGACATACGGCCAATATAAGAATACATTTGCAAGCACACTTGCAGGAACGGTTAAGAAGGATAATTTCTATGCAAAGGTTCGTAATTATTCATCCGCACGTGAAGCGGCGCTTTCTGCCAATAATATTCCGGAAAGTGTCTATGAGAATTTAGTAGGTGCCATTCATGATAATCTTCATTTGCTGCACCGCTATGTCAGCCTGAGAAAGAAAATTCTAGGTGTTGATGAACTTCATATGTATGATCTGTACACGCCGCTTGTCAAGGACGTAAAGATGGAGATTCCATATGAGGAAGCGAAGGATTATGTCTTAAAAGGGTTGGCACCGCTTGGTGAGGATTATGTATCTGTTTTGAAAGAGGGCTTTGATAACCGCTGGGTGGACGTGCATGAGAACCGCGGCAAACGGAGCGGGGCTTATTCCTCAGGGGCATATGGAACGAATCCGTATATCTTAATGAACTGGCAGGATAATGTGAACAATCTGTTTACACTCGCACATGAATTTGGTCATTCTGTCCACAGCTATTACACAAGAAAGAATCAGCCTTATCAATATGGAGATTACTCCATTTTCGTTGCAGAGGTTGCCTCAACAACAAACGAAGCTTTACTGAATGATTATTTATTAAAGGAAATTGACGATGAGCAGAAGAAAATTTACTTATTGAACCATTACCTCGAAGGCTTCAGAGGCACAGTATTCCGCCAAACCATGTTTGCCGAATTCGAGCATTTAATTCATAAGATGGCTCAGGACGGAATTGCTCTGACGGCTGAAAGCTTTACAAAAACGTATTATGACTTGAATAAGAAGTACTTTGGCGAGGATATTGTGATTGATGAGGAAATCGGCTTAGAATGGTCTCGTATTCCACATTTCTATTACAATTACTATGTTTATCAATATGCAACTGGTTTCAGTGCTGCTGCAGCCTTGAGCAGTCAAATTCTCGAGGAAGGGCAGCCTGCAGTAGAACGCTATTTAGGATTCCTTGAGGCTGGATCGAGTGACTTCCCGATTGAAGTGCTGAAAAAAGCCGGAGTGGATATGACGTCTCCGGAGCCAATTGAGGCGGCATGCAAAGTGTTTGAAGAAAAATTAACCGAATTGGAACAGCTGTTAAATAAATAA
- a CDS encoding GNAT family N-acetyltransferase, with protein MTWYNKLKEYFPKEEMKSKEHFDALLNNKNKNYYIDEGKNHILLYAERDEFIFIDYLYVIGNVRGNGIGKKLLEQLKLKGKPIFLEVEPVNETEQDTESRLRFYKREGFQHASSVYYKKTSPATEEEVELEILYWSPDPALMEHDVLKGMQDVYRELHTYRDEELYGRSFEPTEQALKIHVDKADILEEIKS; from the coding sequence ATGACTTGGTACAATAAACTAAAAGAGTATTTCCCAAAGGAAGAAATGAAATCTAAGGAACATTTTGATGCTCTATTGAATAATAAAAACAAGAACTATTACATTGATGAAGGAAAAAACCATATTCTACTGTATGCAGAAAGAGATGAGTTTATCTTCATTGATTATTTATATGTCATTGGCAATGTGAGAGGCAACGGGATAGGAAAGAAGCTGCTTGAGCAATTGAAGCTGAAGGGTAAGCCGATCTTTCTCGAAGTTGAGCCAGTTAATGAAACGGAGCAAGACACAGAAAGCAGACTTCGTTTTTATAAACGTGAAGGCTTCCAGCATGCGAGCTCTGTTTATTATAAAAAAACCTCCCCAGCAACAGAGGAGGAAGTGGAGCTTGAGATTCTTTATTGGTCCCCGGACCCTGCACTCATGGAGCATGATGTATTAAAGGGAATGCAAGATGTATATCGGGAGCTTCATACGTACAGGGATGAAGAACTATATGGCCGTTCGTTTGAACCGACAGAGCAGGCTTTAAAGATTCATGTTGATAAGGCAGATATATTAGAAGAAATCAAAAGCTGA
- the spxA gene encoding transcriptional regulator SpxA → MVTLYTSPSCTSCRKAKAWLEEHDIPYKERNIFSETLSLDEIKEILRMTEDGTDEIISTRSKTFQKLNVNLDNLPLQELFTIIQQNPGLLRRPIIIDEKRLQVGYNEDEIRRFLPRKVRTFQLREAQRLVN, encoded by the coding sequence ATGGTAACACTATACACATCACCTAGCTGTACGTCATGTAGAAAGGCAAAAGCGTGGTTAGAAGAACACGATATTCCATATAAAGAACGTAATATATTCTCAGAAACATTGAGTCTTGATGAGATTAAGGAAATCCTTCGCATGACAGAGGATGGAACAGATGAAATCATCTCTACACGTTCAAAAACATTCCAGAAGCTGAATGTGAACTTAGATAATCTGCCATTGCAAGAACTGTTCACCATTATCCAGCAAAATCCAGGTTTGTTAAGAAGACCAATCATTATCGATGAAAAGAGATTACAGGTCGGCTATAATGAAGATGAAATTAGACGATTCCTTCCTCGGAAAGTCAGAACCTTTCAACTTCGCGAAGCTCAACGCCTAGTAAACTAA
- a CDS encoding competence protein CoiA, whose translation MLIAADEEGRLVHSTHLAERKNRIFKCPICQKRVLFKAGSRRIPHFAHQREERCPGMDEPESIIHLEGKNLIYEWALQWAERAVLEQYYHSISQRADIAVHADGLDYAIEFQCSALSAERLIERTMGYQEEGIEPVWIFHLPLLKKKGSMEWSLPASLQSAIRLSPSGDLYLLFFDPQNPKTVLLLRNLIPITKEIFFGQAERLPLKGRTIRQWLRPRARPFLYIREWMRKRESLIRNEWRYQGAKNPLLRSLYSIGIQGMLPKMIGIPLKSSFLYGSAPHHWQGLVFMDLLNCQQKHGEITHWGIRRHFMDRLRKREIVIRSLPSVKIPFFAPVEEYMRFLEKTEYLIKNKENSYIIEEGFLTKEMQHSTINQVVLDFLKEEHNDLWRN comes from the coding sequence ATGTTGATAGCGGCCGACGAAGAAGGAAGACTTGTTCATTCGACCCATTTGGCAGAACGAAAGAATCGAATATTCAAATGCCCCATTTGCCAAAAGCGTGTACTGTTCAAGGCGGGAAGCAGACGTATTCCTCATTTTGCCCATCAAAGAGAAGAGCGTTGTCCAGGCATGGATGAACCCGAATCCATTATTCATTTAGAAGGGAAAAATCTTATTTATGAATGGGCATTACAATGGGCGGAAAGGGCTGTGTTAGAGCAATATTACCATTCCATCTCCCAAAGAGCGGATATTGCCGTTCATGCGGATGGACTAGACTATGCGATTGAGTTCCAATGCTCAGCTCTTTCTGCAGAAAGACTTATCGAAAGGACAATGGGCTATCAGGAGGAAGGCATTGAACCAGTTTGGATTTTCCATTTACCCCTTCTTAAGAAAAAAGGCAGTATGGAGTGGTCACTGCCGGCATCTCTCCAATCGGCCATTCGATTATCCCCCTCAGGAGATTTATACCTCTTATTCTTTGATCCTCAAAACCCTAAAACCGTTCTTCTACTTCGAAATCTCATACCTATTACGAAAGAAATATTCTTTGGACAAGCTGAAAGGCTTCCGTTAAAAGGACGTACTATCCGACAATGGCTGAGGCCGAGAGCAAGACCTTTCTTGTATATACGGGAGTGGATGAGAAAGCGTGAAAGTCTGATTCGGAATGAGTGGAGGTATCAAGGAGCCAAGAATCCACTTCTTCGCAGCCTCTATTCCATTGGCATACAAGGCATGCTGCCGAAAATGATTGGCATTCCCCTCAAAAGTTCATTTCTGTATGGAAGTGCACCGCATCATTGGCAAGGGCTTGTCTTCATGGATTTGCTTAATTGCCAGCAAAAGCATGGAGAAATTACACACTGGGGAATCCGCCGGCATTTTATGGATAGACTACGTAAAAGAGAGATAGTGATCAGGAGCCTGCCCAGCGTAAAGATACCCTTCTTCGCTCCGGTAGAGGAATATATGAGATTTCTTGAAAAAACGGAATATTTAATAAAAAATAAAGAAAATAGCTATATAATAGAGGAAGGGTTTCTGACAAAAGAGATGCAGCATTCTACGATTAATCAGGTGGTGCTGGACTTTTTAAAAGAGGAACACAATGATTTATGGCGAAACTAA
- a CDS encoding putative glycoside hydrolase, whose product MRIVKQLILLNLLAFSAWSAEASAEGRQVKLHSEQKISIENKELPADMNRFPGGNYSFTYPDAVRGVYVTGNSAGGSKYQELVQLIESTDLNAMVIDIKDDRGNLTYLPDESKPYAKAGMNLIKNPEKLLKDMEKREIYPIARVVVFKDSYLANKKPEWSFKDGEEVWKNGRGESFVNPFVKEVWDYNVDIAIEAAKMGFEEIQFDYVRFPEGFERRDNELKYSVGDYGDKAVDNVQHRVNAVTDFVAYAKEKLEPYDVEVSVDIFGYSATLPEAPGIGQNFSKISEHVDVISSMIYPSHWTSYFGITKPDLEPYQLIKEYAKLENKKLGELKNPPVSRPWIQDFTATWLGKGNYMPYGKEEVEAQIKALNEEGIDEFLLWNSGNRYTPGVDYTP is encoded by the coding sequence ATGAGAATAGTGAAACAGTTGATTTTGTTGAATCTGCTCGCTTTTTCTGCATGGAGTGCGGAGGCGAGTGCTGAGGGCAGACAGGTTAAATTACATAGTGAACAAAAGATTAGCATTGAGAACAAGGAACTGCCGGCTGATATGAATCGCTTTCCAGGGGGGAACTATTCCTTTACCTATCCAGATGCGGTTCGGGGAGTTTATGTAACGGGCAATTCTGCCGGCGGGAGCAAATATCAAGAACTTGTCCAATTAATTGAGTCGACAGATTTGAATGCGATGGTCATTGATATTAAGGATGACCGCGGGAATTTGACTTATCTGCCGGATGAGTCGAAGCCTTATGCAAAAGCGGGAATGAACTTGATTAAGAATCCGGAGAAATTGCTGAAGGATATGGAAAAGCGGGAAATATATCCAATTGCCCGTGTGGTTGTCTTTAAGGACAGCTATTTAGCGAACAAGAAGCCGGAATGGTCCTTTAAGGACGGGGAAGAGGTTTGGAAGAATGGACGCGGGGAGTCCTTCGTAAACCCATTTGTGAAGGAAGTATGGGATTATAATGTCGACATCGCGATTGAAGCAGCTAAGATGGGCTTTGAAGAGATCCAATTTGATTATGTCCGTTTTCCTGAAGGATTTGAAAGAAGGGATAATGAGCTTAAATATTCCGTCGGCGATTACGGAGATAAAGCTGTAGATAATGTACAGCACCGAGTGAATGCTGTAACGGACTTTGTGGCTTATGCGAAGGAGAAGCTTGAGCCTTATGATGTTGAAGTGTCCGTTGATATATTCGGGTATTCGGCAACCTTGCCGGAGGCACCAGGAATTGGACAGAATTTCTCGAAGATCTCAGAACATGTTGATGTCATTTCCTCGATGATTTATCCAAGTCATTGGACCTCTTATTTTGGTATCACGAAGCCAGACCTTGAGCCATACCAGCTGATTAAAGAATATGCCAAGCTTGAGAATAAAAAGCTTGGTGAATTGAAGAATCCACCGGTATCAAGGCCTTGGATTCAGGATTTCACCGCTACGTGGCTTGGCAAGGGCAATTATATGCCTTATGGAAAAGAAGAAGTAGAGGCTCAAATCAAGGCTTTGAATGAGGAAGGAATAGATGAATTCCTTCTATGGAATTCCGGTAATCGATACACCCCTGGGGTGGACTATACACCATAA